Proteins from a genomic interval of Paenibacillus sp. RC334:
- the pyrF gene encoding orotidine-5'-phosphate decarboxylase, whose protein sequence is MNEAFQQMAGRLMVALDYPDAQQAERLIQQLEGIPCYIKVGMQLFYSAGPAFVEQLKSRGYSVFLDLKMHDIPNTVRGGAESITRLGVDMFNVHAAGGRNMMAAAKAGAEAAVLADSSLAMPLIIAVTQLTSMDQTTMNKEIGIPGTVQDVVVRYAQLTREAGLDGVVASPLEVPAIRAVCGADFKTITPGIRPAGSATGDQSRVVTPGQAIAQGSSYIVVGRPITAALDPRAAAEHIIEEMNQV, encoded by the coding sequence AACGAAGCATTTCAGCAGATGGCAGGACGGCTGATGGTCGCGTTAGATTATCCGGATGCGCAGCAGGCGGAGCGGCTCATTCAACAGCTGGAGGGTATTCCCTGTTATATAAAAGTAGGCATGCAGCTGTTTTATAGCGCAGGGCCAGCTTTTGTAGAGCAGCTAAAGTCGAGAGGATACTCCGTATTTCTGGATTTGAAAATGCATGATATCCCCAACACCGTACGGGGAGGTGCGGAGAGCATCACCCGCCTGGGTGTGGATATGTTCAACGTACATGCTGCCGGAGGGCGAAATATGATGGCAGCCGCCAAGGCTGGGGCCGAAGCCGCTGTTTTGGCAGACAGTTCACTTGCTATGCCGCTCATTATAGCAGTTACACAGTTGACCAGTATGGACCAGACAACCATGAATAAGGAGATAGGCATTCCCGGTACAGTACAGGATGTGGTCGTTCGATACGCACAACTGACCCGTGAGGCAGGATTGGACGGAGTAGTGGCATCCCCGTTGGAAGTGCCTGCGATCCGCGCTGTATGCGGGGCGGACTTCAAGACGATTACCCCTGGCATACGTCCGGCAGGCAGCGCTACAGGCGACCAGTCACGTGTAGTGACACCTGGGCAAGCCATCGCCCAAGGTAGCAGCTACATCGTCGTTGGACGCCCCATTACGGCTGCATTA